The DNA region GGCGTTCCATGGGCAGGCCGTTCAGCTTCTTGAGCAGCAGGGCGTTGTTGTCGGCATCGCTGGCCTGGTCGCCGGCAAAGCGTGCCGAGTGAATGCCGGGGCGACCGTCCAGTGCTTCGACGACCAGGCCGGAATCGTCGGCCAGGGCCGGCAGGCCGCTTGCGCGGCTGGCCTCGCGTGCCTTGATCAGTGCGTTCTCGACGAAGGTCAGCCCGGTCTCTTCGGGCGGTGATACGTCGAAGTCGGCCTGGCTGGACACGGCCACGCCGATGGGTTCGAGCAGGTGCGACAGCTCCCTGAGTTTGCCGGCGTTGCCGCTGGCCAGGACGATGCGGTCA from Wenzhouxiangella sp. AB-CW3 includes:
- the rdgB gene encoding RdgB/HAM1 family non-canonical purine NTP pyrophosphatase is translated as MRSRAIDRIVLASGNAGKLRELSHLLEPIGVAVSSQADFDVSPPEETGLTFVENALIKAREASRASGLPALADDSGLVVEALDGRPGIHSARFAGDQASDADNNALLLKKLNGLPMERRAAAFHCCLVLLQHDRDPAPIITHGIWQGHILETPRGKDGFGYDPLFYDTELGAAAAELPMGEKSRVSHRGKALKDLINRLKAGSRF